One Kineosporia sp. NBRC 101731 genomic region harbors:
- a CDS encoding Crp/Fnr family transcriptional regulator, with translation MDDDVVRQAPLFAALDDEAAAALRATMAPTDVARGQALFHEGDPGDRLYVIVEGKVKLGRASGDGRENLLAVLGPGEMFGELSLFDPGPRNATATAVADTSLIGLGNDDLVTWLTGRPDVARQLLRALARRLRRTNENLADLVFSDVPGRVAKALLDLSERFGRPTDDGLRVAHDLTQEELAQLVGASRETVNKALADFASRGWLRLEARAVVLMDVERMRRRAR, from the coding sequence GTGGACGACGACGTCGTTCGTCAGGCGCCACTGTTCGCAGCGCTGGACGATGAAGCTGCCGCAGCATTGCGGGCCACGATGGCGCCCACCGACGTCGCCCGCGGCCAGGCGCTCTTCCATGAGGGAGACCCCGGCGACCGGCTGTACGTGATCGTCGAGGGCAAGGTGAAGCTGGGGCGTGCCTCCGGCGACGGCCGGGAGAACCTGCTGGCGGTCCTGGGCCCGGGCGAGATGTTCGGTGAACTCTCCCTCTTCGATCCTGGCCCGCGGAACGCGACCGCCACCGCGGTGGCGGACACGTCGCTGATCGGACTCGGCAACGACGACCTGGTGACCTGGCTGACCGGCCGCCCCGACGTGGCCCGGCAGTTGCTGCGGGCTCTGGCCCGGCGCCTGCGCCGGACCAACGAGAACCTCGCCGACCTGGTCTTCTCCGACGTTCCCGGTCGGGTGGCCAAGGCCCTGCTGGACCTGTCCGAGCGGTTCGGGCGGCCCACCGACGACGGCCTGCGGGTGGCCCACGACCTCACCCAGGAAGAGCTGGCCCAGCTGGTCGGCGCTTCCCGGGAGACCGTGAACAAGGCCCTCGCCGACTTCGCCTCCCGCGGCTGGCTGCGGCTCGAGGCCCGGGCCGTGGTGCTCATGGACGTGGAACGGATGCGGCGCCGCGCGCGCTGA
- a CDS encoding MBL fold metallo-hydrolase codes for MPWFGGAVGEEAFCVLAGNPGPMTLDGTNTWILSAPGSTEAVVVDPGPDDERHLQAVLEAVADRGARVVQTLLTHGHADHSAAGRHFAQLTGAPVRALDPAHRYGGEGLTGGDVVEAGGVRLEVVATPGHTADSLSFLLPRSGSLLTGDTVLGRGTTVVAHPDGRLDAYLNSLERLRDLSGSAELRYLLPGHGPVLEQPGLVVDRYLAHRRQRLEQVRAAVDAGARTPREVVEVVYADVDPSVWPAAELSVRAQLTYLGGTTTD; via the coding sequence GTGCCGTGGTTCGGCGGTGCAGTGGGAGAGGAGGCCTTCTGCGTCCTCGCCGGCAATCCCGGGCCGATGACCCTGGACGGCACCAACACCTGGATCCTCTCCGCGCCCGGTTCGACCGAGGCGGTGGTGGTAGACCCGGGGCCGGACGATGAGCGGCACCTTCAGGCAGTGCTGGAGGCCGTGGCCGATCGTGGGGCCCGGGTCGTGCAGACCCTGCTGACCCACGGCCATGCCGATCACAGCGCGGCCGGGCGGCACTTCGCGCAGCTCACCGGGGCTCCCGTGCGCGCGCTCGATCCGGCCCACCGTTACGGCGGTGAAGGGCTGACCGGGGGTGACGTGGTCGAGGCGGGGGGTGTGCGACTGGAGGTCGTGGCCACCCCGGGCCACACCGCCGACTCGCTGTCGTTCCTGCTGCCGCGGTCGGGTTCACTGCTCACCGGCGACACGGTCCTGGGCCGGGGCACCACGGTGGTCGCGCACCCGGACGGGCGGCTGGACGCCTACCTGAACTCACTGGAGCGGCTGAGGGATCTTTCCGGCTCCGCGGAACTGCGGTACCTGCTGCCCGGCCACGGCCCGGTGCTGGAACAGCCCGGGCTGGTCGTCGACCGATATCTGGCGCACCGCCGGCAACGTCTGGAACAGGTGCGGGCGGCGGTGGATGCCGGGGCCCGCACACCGCGCGAGGTGGTTGAGGTCGTCTATGCCGACGTCGACCCTTCGGTCTGGCCGGCGGCCGAGCTCAGTGTCCGCGCGCAGCTCACCTATCTGGGGGGTACCACCACTGATTGA
- a CDS encoding MerR family transcriptional regulator: MGAQDTFTIEELATAAGMTPRNVRAYRTKGLLAPPTRVGRTSRYQDSHLRRLRDIRQLRDAGLPLKMIIDAAARGEDLGPTGALWQAAGPTAVERGRRRLDGDDDNPAPTGASVLVDPEAYDLMRTLREAGVPASTVLRVALRAASAGRLLAQELTDVLDEGGEPMARTPRKPVSNGPDFTPGPVPDLVVLDGEPQTAYVIDLATAITRGVLGSSGLARG, from the coding sequence ATGGGGGCGCAGGACACTTTCACGATCGAGGAGCTGGCCACGGCGGCCGGTATGACACCGCGAAATGTGCGGGCCTACCGGACCAAGGGACTGCTCGCCCCACCGACTCGGGTGGGCCGGACGTCCCGTTACCAGGACTCCCACCTCCGCCGGCTGCGCGACATCCGGCAGCTACGGGACGCCGGGCTACCCCTCAAGATGATCATCGACGCCGCGGCCCGGGGTGAAGACCTGGGGCCCACGGGGGCACTCTGGCAGGCCGCCGGGCCGACCGCGGTCGAACGAGGAAGACGCCGTCTCGACGGTGATGACGACAACCCGGCACCCACGGGTGCATCGGTGCTGGTCGATCCCGAGGCGTACGACCTGATGCGCACCCTGCGCGAAGCCGGGGTACCGGCCTCGACGGTTCTGCGGGTAGCTCTCCGGGCCGCCTCCGCGGGGCGGCTGCTGGCCCAGGAACTCACCGACGTCTTGGACGAGGGCGGCGAGCCGATGGCGCGCACACCCCGGAAACCCGTGTCGAACGGGCCGGATTTCACTCCCGGGCCGGTCCCCGACCTGGTCGTGCTGGACGGTGAACCGCAGACCGCCTACGTCATCGATCTGGCGACGGCCATCACCCGGGGTGTTCTGGGCAGCAGCGGGCTGGCCCGCGGCTGA
- a CDS encoding RidA family protein, with the protein MTGRIEARLTELGYVLPQVAAPVAAYVPAVLDGDRVYVSGQLPMVDGALPLTGRVGSGGGEGLISPAEANGLARVCALNALAAVRSVIGDLDQIRRIVKVVGFVASEPGFTGQPLVINGASEFLGEVFGPVGQHARSAVGVVALPLGAPVEVEMVLAINS; encoded by the coding sequence ATGACTGGACGGATCGAGGCGAGGCTCACCGAGCTGGGGTACGTGCTGCCCCAGGTCGCTGCGCCGGTGGCGGCCTATGTGCCGGCGGTGCTGGACGGTGACCGGGTATACGTGTCGGGGCAGCTCCCGATGGTGGACGGTGCTCTACCACTCACGGGCCGGGTGGGCAGCGGTGGCGGTGAGGGGCTGATCAGCCCGGCTGAGGCGAACGGATTGGCCCGGGTCTGCGCGCTCAACGCGCTGGCCGCCGTGCGGTCGGTGATCGGCGATCTGGACCAGATTCGCAGGATCGTCAAGGTCGTCGGATTCGTCGCGAGCGAACCCGGTTTCACCGGTCAACCGCTGGTGATCAACGGCGCCAGCGAGTTCCTGGGCGAGGTGTTCGGCCCGGTCGGGCAGCACGCACGCAGCGCTGTCGGCGTGGTCGCGCTGCCGCTGGGGGCACCGGTCGAGGTGGAAATGGTGCTCGCTATCAACTCCTGA
- a CDS encoding DUF4177 domain-containing protein: protein MVKWEYATVPLLVHATKQILDQWGEDGWELVQVVPGPNETNLVAYLKRPRD, encoded by the coding sequence ATGGTCAAGTGGGAATACGCGACGGTGCCTCTGCTCGTTCATGCGACCAAGCAGATCTTGGATCAATGGGGCGAAGACGGCTGGGAGCTGGTTCAGGTGGTGCCTGGGCCCAACGAGACAAACCTTGTCGCCTACCTGAAGCGCCCCCGAGACTGA
- a CDS encoding ArsA-related P-loop ATPase: protein MVTGKGGTGKTTAAAALALALASGGHRTLLAEVEGRQSIARLFDMPPLPYEETKVAAAPGGGELYGLAVDPKAALLDYLEMFYRLGRAGRMLEKIGAVDFATTIAPGVRDVLLTGKVYEAVRRRETIREGSAEVERPVYDAVVMDAPPTGRITRFLNVNEEVVGLAKVGPIRNQANSIMTLMRSNLTAVHLVSVLEEMPVQETADAVAELEQIGLPVGGVFVNMVREPFLAPEALEAATHGALDRSEVLAGLAAAGLGRRSRATGNDTSHAALASALLDEAAGHGERVAMEHNERGELLSLGRPTYELPALAGGIDLGALYQLAGLLGEQGAA, encoded by the coding sequence ATCGTGACCGGCAAGGGCGGCACCGGGAAGACGACGGCTGCGGCCGCCCTCGCCCTCGCTCTCGCCTCCGGTGGGCACCGCACCCTGCTCGCCGAGGTGGAGGGACGGCAGAGCATCGCCCGGCTCTTCGACATGCCCCCACTGCCCTACGAGGAGACGAAGGTGGCGGCTGCCCCGGGCGGTGGCGAGCTCTACGGCCTGGCCGTCGACCCGAAGGCCGCGCTGCTGGACTACCTCGAGATGTTCTACCGGCTCGGCCGGGCCGGCCGGATGCTCGAGAAGATCGGTGCCGTCGACTTCGCCACCACGATCGCCCCGGGCGTTCGCGACGTCCTGCTGACCGGCAAGGTCTACGAAGCGGTCAGACGCCGGGAGACGATCCGGGAGGGCAGCGCGGAGGTGGAGCGTCCGGTCTACGACGCCGTGGTGATGGATGCCCCGCCGACCGGCCGGATCACCCGTTTCCTCAACGTCAACGAGGAGGTGGTCGGGCTGGCCAAGGTCGGTCCGATCCGCAACCAGGCGAACTCGATCATGACCCTGATGCGCTCGAACCTGACCGCGGTGCACCTGGTCAGCGTGCTGGAGGAGATGCCGGTGCAGGAAACGGCCGACGCGGTCGCCGAGCTCGAGCAGATCGGGCTGCCGGTGGGTGGGGTCTTCGTGAACATGGTGCGCGAGCCCTTCCTGGCACCGGAGGCGCTGGAGGCCGCCACCCACGGTGCGCTGGACCGCTCCGAGGTGCTGGCCGGGCTGGCCGCGGCCGGGCTGGGCCGGCGCTCCCGGGCCACCGGCAACGACACCTCGCACGCCGCCCTGGCGAGCGCCCTGCTGGACGAGGCAGCCGGTCACGGGGAACGGGTCGCGATGGAACACAACGAGCGCGGCGAGCTGCTCTCCCTCGGACGCCCCACCTACGAGCTGCCCGCCCTGGCCGGCGGCATCGACCTCGGCGCGCTCTACCAGCTGGCCGGGCTGCTCGGTGAGCAGGGAGCGGCATGA
- a CDS encoding ArsA family ATPase: MTLDIDTLLDDPATRILVCCGSGGVGKTTTAAALGVRAAERGRHVVVLTIDPARRLAQSLGLAELDNTPRPVAGVDTSAGGALHAMMLDMKRTFDEVIEGHATAEKAAQILENPFYQALSSSFAGTQEYMAMEKLGQLRAQADAGEHDWDLIVVDTPPSRSALDFLDAPQRLGSFLDGRFIRVLSAPAKAGGRAYFKVMSAAIGTATGLMTKLLGAQVLKDVQTFVAALDTMFGGFRERADATYRLLQAPGTAFLVVAAPERDALREASYFVERLEDEGMPLAGLVLNRVHTGPAEGLSAERALTAAEDLDDAGEHALTAGLLRIHADRMRLSERERAVASRFVQAHPAVEVAQVPARPQDVHDLDGLRGVGADLARSGQPAFSL, encoded by the coding sequence ATGACGCTCGACATCGACACCCTGCTGGACGACCCCGCCACCCGGATTCTGGTGTGCTGCGGTTCGGGCGGTGTCGGCAAGACCACGACCGCGGCGGCACTGGGCGTACGCGCGGCCGAGCGGGGTCGTCACGTGGTGGTGCTCACCATCGACCCCGCCCGGCGGCTGGCCCAGTCGCTGGGCCTGGCCGAACTCGACAACACCCCCCGGCCCGTGGCCGGGGTCGACACCTCGGCGGGCGGTGCGCTGCACGCGATGATGCTCGACATGAAACGCACCTTCGACGAGGTGATCGAGGGGCACGCGACCGCCGAGAAAGCCGCCCAGATTCTGGAGAATCCCTTCTACCAAGCACTCTCGAGTTCCTTCGCGGGCACTCAGGAGTACATGGCGATGGAGAAGCTGGGGCAGCTGCGGGCCCAGGCCGACGCCGGTGAGCACGACTGGGACCTGATCGTCGTGGACACCCCGCCGAGCCGGTCGGCTCTCGACTTCCTGGACGCGCCGCAGCGTCTCGGTTCGTTCCTGGACGGCCGTTTCATCCGTGTACTCAGCGCCCCGGCGAAGGCCGGCGGGCGGGCCTACTTCAAGGTCATGTCCGCGGCGATCGGCACGGCCACCGGCCTGATGACGAAGCTGCTCGGCGCCCAGGTGCTGAAAGACGTGCAGACCTTCGTAGCCGCGCTCGACACCATGTTCGGCGGCTTCCGCGAGCGCGCCGACGCCACCTACCGGCTGCTGCAGGCGCCGGGTACGGCGTTCCTGGTGGTCGCCGCGCCGGAGCGCGACGCGCTGCGCGAGGCCTCGTACTTCGTGGAGCGCCTGGAGGACGAGGGCATGCCCCTGGCCGGGCTGGTGCTCAACCGGGTGCACACGGGGCCCGCCGAGGGACTCTCCGCCGAACGCGCGCTGACAGCGGCGGAGGATCTGGACGATGCGGGTGAGCACGCGCTGACGGCCGGGCTGCTGCGTATCCACGCCGACCGGATGCGCCTGAGCGAACGGGAGAGGGCGGTGGCCAGCCGGTTCGTGCAGGCCCACCCCGCCGTCGAGGTGGCCCAGGTGCCCGCCCGCCCGCAGGATGTGCACGACCTGGACGGTCTGCGCGGAGTCGGCGCGGACCTGGCCCGGTCCGGGCAGCCGGCCTTCTCCCTCTGA
- a CDS encoding WhiB family transcriptional regulator: MSVTVNQWATQGACRKSDPDALFVQGAAQNRAKLVCMSCPVRTECLSDALDHKIEFGVWGGMTERERRALLRRRPNVQSWRRLLETARSQQVRIIDLLNEEAAVKVG, encoded by the coding sequence ATGAGTGTGACGGTGAACCAGTGGGCAACTCAGGGCGCTTGTCGGAAGAGTGACCCTGATGCACTGTTCGTTCAGGGGGCGGCACAGAACAGGGCCAAGTTGGTGTGCATGTCATGCCCGGTGAGGACCGAGTGCCTTTCGGATGCTCTGGATCACAAGATCGAGTTCGGGGTGTGGGGCGGGATGACCGAGCGGGAGCGCCGAGCGCTGCTCCGCCGTCGCCCGAACGTGCAGTCATGGCGTCGACTGCTCGAGACAGCTCGTTCGCAGCAGGTCCGGATCATCGACCTGCTCAATGAAGAAGCCGCCGTCAAGGTCGGCTGA
- a CDS encoding transglycosylase domain-containing protein, giving the protein MSSAPAPRNVLGLLGAFVVTSLVAGVLAAGLAVPAIGATGLASKNAVEAFDALPSELASTQVAANTTVLASDGSVIATFYDENRVPVSLDKMSPYLQNAIVAIEDERFYEHGGVDPQGLIRALVVNEIAGSVSQGASTLTQQLVKNMLKEQAYLAGDTAAYEAAEEQTKSRKIKEIRLASALEKKMTKKEILAAYLNIAWFGGQVNGVEAASRYYFNTTAAKLTLPQAAMLAGMVQSPVQFNLADKDKLAAAKNRRDTVLNKMYSQGMIDEETRDKAIKTKLRTKITPTYQGCANAGTSAYFCDYVYNLITKSSDFKALGKTQKARQAALKQGGYTIRTTLDPKLLKASWKAVKEAIPPNDSSNVATAAVTVEPGTGKVLSMIQDKYYSVDKGRKNTTINYSTDYKYGGSSGFLTGSTFKPVVLATWLKAGKSLNATIDGSPGSIAENSFKRCGSSLQSSATWNFVNSGDGGARGSLSVWDATANSINGAYIRMEQQLDLCDVADMAKAVGMHLAAPVKGQCGNEKATTKIPNCYPSVVLGIANQSPLTMANAYATFAASGKYCKPIVVTSIKDRNGKSLKVPTADCKQTVDAKVANTVTLGLSRALTNGTAARTGPLSNGQPASGKTGTTNDSQDTWFLGYTPQLSTAVWVGPETVNGERKTMRGVTINGTYWNSVYGGSIAAPTWKKIMEAALEGKPVKEFPEADSSLTRTPTTNIPSVVGKSPDDARGILEDAGFQVSQSGDLETSDQPAGTVARVDPSGSASTGSTITIYLSAGPNTGDTEDNTDAEDTVEAPTTGTTDPGTGNDTGGGGGQGNGR; this is encoded by the coding sequence ATGTCGTCGGCACCTGCCCCCAGAAATGTCTTGGGCCTGCTTGGCGCCTTCGTGGTGACCAGTCTGGTGGCGGGGGTCCTCGCAGCCGGTCTGGCCGTGCCCGCGATCGGCGCGACAGGTCTGGCCTCCAAGAACGCGGTCGAGGCGTTCGATGCGCTGCCCAGTGAGCTCGCCAGCACCCAGGTGGCCGCCAACACCACGGTGCTCGCGTCCGACGGGTCGGTGATCGCGACGTTCTACGACGAGAACCGCGTGCCGGTCTCGCTCGACAAGATGTCGCCGTACCTGCAGAACGCCATCGTCGCGATCGAGGACGAGCGCTTCTACGAGCACGGCGGCGTCGACCCGCAGGGTCTGATCCGCGCCCTGGTGGTCAACGAGATCGCCGGCAGCGTCTCGCAGGGTGCCTCCACCCTGACCCAGCAGCTGGTCAAGAACATGCTCAAGGAGCAGGCGTACCTGGCGGGCGACACGGCGGCCTACGAGGCCGCCGAGGAGCAGACGAAGTCCCGCAAGATCAAGGAGATCCGGCTCGCCTCCGCCCTCGAGAAGAAGATGACCAAGAAGGAGATCCTCGCGGCGTACCTGAACATCGCCTGGTTCGGTGGTCAGGTGAACGGCGTCGAGGCGGCGTCCCGCTACTACTTCAACACCACGGCCGCGAAGCTGACCCTTCCGCAGGCCGCGATGCTGGCCGGCATGGTGCAGTCCCCGGTGCAGTTCAACCTGGCCGACAAGGACAAGCTGGCCGCGGCCAAGAACCGCCGCGACACCGTGCTGAACAAGATGTACTCGCAGGGCATGATCGACGAGGAGACCCGCGACAAGGCGATCAAGACCAAGCTGCGCACGAAGATCACCCCCACCTACCAGGGGTGCGCGAACGCCGGCACGAGCGCCTACTTCTGCGACTACGTCTACAACCTGATCACCAAGAGCAGCGACTTCAAGGCCCTGGGCAAGACCCAGAAGGCGCGCCAGGCGGCCCTCAAGCAGGGTGGCTACACGATCCGGACCACGCTCGACCCGAAGCTGCTCAAGGCCAGCTGGAAGGCCGTGAAGGAAGCCATCCCGCCGAACGACAGCAGTAACGTCGCGACGGCCGCGGTCACCGTCGAACCGGGCACCGGCAAGGTGCTCTCGATGATCCAGGACAAGTACTACAGCGTGGACAAGGGCCGGAAGAACACCACGATCAACTACTCCACCGACTACAAATACGGCGGCTCATCGGGCTTCCTCACCGGTTCGACGTTCAAGCCCGTGGTGCTGGCCACCTGGCTGAAGGCGGGCAAGTCGCTGAACGCGACGATCGACGGGTCGCCCGGCTCCATCGCCGAGAACTCGTTCAAGCGCTGCGGCTCGAGTCTCCAGTCCAGTGCGACCTGGAACTTCGTCAACTCCGGCGACGGTGGTGCCCGTGGCTCGCTGAGTGTCTGGGACGCGACGGCCAACTCCATCAACGGTGCCTACATCCGCATGGAACAGCAGCTCGACCTGTGCGACGTGGCCGACATGGCCAAGGCCGTGGGCATGCACCTGGCCGCGCCGGTCAAGGGTCAGTGCGGCAACGAGAAGGCGACGACGAAGATCCCGAACTGCTACCCCTCGGTGGTGCTGGGTATCGCCAACCAGTCCCCGCTGACCATGGCCAACGCCTACGCGACGTTCGCCGCGAGCGGTAAGTACTGCAAGCCGATCGTCGTCACCTCGATCAAGGACCGCAACGGCAAGTCGCTCAAGGTCCCGACCGCGGACTGCAAGCAGACCGTGGACGCCAAGGTCGCGAACACCGTGACGCTGGGTCTGAGCCGCGCGCTGACCAACGGCACAGCGGCCCGCACCGGCCCGCTCTCCAACGGTCAGCCGGCCTCCGGCAAGACCGGTACCACCAACGACTCGCAGGACACCTGGTTCCTGGGCTACACCCCGCAGCTGTCCACCGCGGTCTGGGTCGGCCCGGAGACCGTGAACGGCGAGCGCAAGACCATGCGGGGCGTCACCATCAACGGCACGTACTGGAACAGCGTCTACGGTGGCTCGATCGCCGCGCCGACCTGGAAGAAGATCATGGAGGCCGCGCTCGAGGGCAAACCGGTCAAGGAGTTCCCGGAGGCCGACTCCAGCCTGACCCGCACGCCGACCACGAACATCCCCAGCGTGGTCGGGAAGAGCCCGGACGACGCCCGCGGCATCCTCGAGGACGCCGGGTTCCAGGTCAGCCAGAGCGGCGACCTGGAGACGTCCGACCAGCCCGCCGGCACGGTGGCCCGGGTCGACCCGTCGGGCTCGGCCAGCACCGGCAGCACGATCACGATCTACCTCAGCGCCGGCCCGAACACCGGTGACACCGAGGACAACACGGACGCCGAGGACACGGTCGAAGCTCCCACCACGGGGACCACCGACCCCGGCACCGGGAACGACACCGGCGGCGGTGGCGGACAGGGCAACGGCCGGTGA
- a CDS encoding GatB/YqeY domain-containing protein, protein MSDSPTGLKARLRSDLTTSMKARDAIRSGTIRMAMTAIKGEEVSGTVARELSDDEVTAVLAREAKKRREAATAYTDAGRAELAEKERAELAVLADYLPEQLSDDDVAAIIAEEVASAEAAGKTGRAAMGLVMKAVRARTAGKADGGLVAAEVKRRLGA, encoded by the coding sequence ATGTCCGACTCCCCGACCGGCCTCAAGGCCCGCCTGCGTTCCGACCTCACCACGTCGATGAAGGCCCGTGACGCCATCCGCTCCGGCACCATCCGGATGGCCATGACGGCGATCAAGGGTGAGGAGGTGTCCGGCACCGTCGCCCGTGAGCTCTCCGACGACGAGGTCACGGCCGTGCTGGCCCGTGAGGCGAAGAAGCGCCGTGAGGCCGCCACCGCCTACACCGACGCCGGCCGCGCCGAGCTGGCCGAGAAAGAACGGGCCGAGCTCGCGGTGCTGGCCGACTACCTGCCCGAGCAGCTCTCCGACGACGATGTGGCCGCCATCATTGCCGAGGAGGTGGCGTCTGCCGAGGCTGCGGGCAAGACCGGCCGGGCCGCGATGGGCCTGGTGATGAAGGCCGTGCGGGCCCGCACCGCCGGCAAGGCTGACGGTGGCCTGGTGGCCGCCGAAGTGAAGCGCCGGCTCGGGGCCTGA
- a CDS encoding metallophosphoesterase has product MRTSVKLPLAVLAAGAAGLGWSLAEAQAYTLRRFSVPVLPAGSSPLRVLCLSDLHLVPNQTKKLDWVRGLAALEPDLVVSTGDNLAHLEAVPAVLRAHEHLLKLPGVFVLGSNDYFAPRPKNPARYLLPYGGKKRIHGVRLPTRELVEGFSEGGWIDLNNRREQLKINDLQLEFVGVDDPHIKKDRYSEVAGQADPTAALTIGVAHAPYLRVLDAMTADGAGLILAGHTHGGQLCVPGYGALTTNCDLDRRRAKGVSRYPGNGSVPTDAWMHVSAGLGTSPYTPVRFACRPEATLLTLTAAA; this is encoded by the coding sequence ATGCGCACATCCGTGAAGCTTCCCCTCGCCGTGCTGGCCGCCGGCGCCGCCGGGCTGGGCTGGTCCCTCGCCGAGGCACAGGCCTACACGCTGCGCCGTTTCAGCGTGCCGGTCCTGCCCGCGGGAAGCTCGCCGCTGCGCGTGCTCTGCCTGTCCGACCTGCACCTGGTGCCGAACCAGACCAAGAAGCTCGACTGGGTGCGGGGCCTGGCCGCCCTGGAGCCCGACCTGGTGGTCAGTACGGGTGACAACCTGGCCCACCTGGAGGCCGTGCCCGCGGTGCTGCGGGCCCACGAGCACCTGCTGAAGCTGCCCGGCGTGTTCGTGCTCGGGTCGAACGACTACTTCGCCCCGCGCCCCAAGAACCCGGCGCGCTACCTGCTGCCCTACGGCGGGAAGAAGCGCATCCACGGTGTGCGCCTGCCCACCCGCGAGCTGGTCGAGGGGTTCAGCGAGGGCGGCTGGATCGACCTGAACAACCGCCGCGAGCAGCTGAAGATCAACGACCTCCAGCTGGAGTTCGTCGGGGTGGACGACCCGCACATCAAGAAGGACCGCTACTCCGAGGTGGCCGGACAGGCCGACCCCACGGCCGCTCTCACCATCGGTGTGGCCCACGCGCCGTACCTACGGGTGCTCGACGCCATGACCGCGGACGGCGCGGGCCTGATCCTGGCCGGCCACACCCACGGCGGCCAGCTCTGCGTGCCCGGCTACGGCGCCCTGACCACCAACTGCGACCTGGACCGCCGCCGGGCCAAGGGCGTCTCCCGCTACCCCGGCAACGGCTCCGTCCCGACCGACGCCTGGATGCACGTCAGCGCCGGCCTGGGCACCTCCCCGTACACCCCGGTCCGCTTCGCCTGCCGCCCCGAGGCCACGCTCCTGACCCTCACAGCCGCCGCCTGA
- a CDS encoding Imm51 family immunity protein, whose translation MDPLKLIETSPGNFSLIMNAGDTPADVVVGESGHEPNGYFWDGMAKWLVRTQVPEVEGRVKFDPEAGMFCAYGPDREALAVLGTALAAVVNAPDQLPALIAKGEAEGVDFDD comes from the coding sequence ATGGATCCTCTGAAGCTGATCGAGACCAGCCCCGGCAACTTCTCCCTGATCATGAATGCGGGTGACACGCCCGCCGATGTGGTGGTCGGAGAGTCGGGTCACGAGCCGAACGGCTACTTCTGGGACGGCATGGCCAAGTGGCTGGTGCGCACCCAGGTGCCGGAGGTGGAGGGCCGGGTGAAGTTCGACCCCGAGGCCGGCATGTTCTGCGCCTACGGCCCGGACCGCGAGGCACTGGCAGTGCTCGGCACGGCTCTGGCCGCGGTCGTCAACGCGCCCGACCAGTTGCCCGCCCTGATCGCGAAGGGTGAGGCCGAAGGCGTCGACTTCGACGACTGA
- a CDS encoding aminotransferase class IV, which produces MKPFGAIPPGPLLWRGPGDFVPATRPAGPGPPVADSWLVDEGRCRGIEEHRARFVRSMSMMDAHPPSVRPLTSGWVNRFMDDVLAVLPRSGRWFPRVDRTGDELTLWIRPAPDLSSEVVLWGPGVPDPRIRPGVKGPDLPRLADLRRQAALVGAGEALLVSPAGTVLEGALSTVLWWRGDVLYSPPRSDAVLPGVTWGLLDGIAGAWGVETRHENVPPTALEGLETWSVSALHGIRAVTGWRGLDMKAGAACQAPAWQAALLALARPLP; this is translated from the coding sequence ATGAAGCCGTTCGGTGCGATCCCACCCGGCCCCCTGCTCTGGCGAGGGCCGGGAGACTTCGTGCCCGCCACCCGCCCGGCCGGGCCCGGGCCACCGGTCGCGGACTCCTGGCTCGTCGACGAGGGCCGTTGTCGTGGCATCGAGGAGCATCGGGCGCGTTTCGTCCGGAGCATGTCCATGATGGACGCCCACCCGCCTTCGGTGCGGCCCCTCACCTCCGGGTGGGTGAACCGGTTCATGGACGATGTCCTGGCCGTTCTGCCCCGGTCGGGTCGGTGGTTCCCCCGGGTCGACCGCACCGGTGACGAGCTGACGTTGTGGATCCGGCCCGCTCCCGACCTCTCGTCCGAGGTGGTGCTGTGGGGGCCCGGGGTGCCGGATCCCCGGATCCGGCCGGGTGTCAAGGGCCCGGACCTGCCCCGGCTGGCGGACCTGCGACGTCAGGCAGCGCTGGTGGGGGCGGGGGAGGCGTTGCTGGTGTCGCCGGCCGGGACGGTGCTCGAGGGGGCGCTGAGCACGGTGCTGTGGTGGCGGGGGGACGTGCTCTACAGCCCTCCGAGAAGCGATGCGGTTCTGCCCGGAGTCACCTGGGGGCTCCTGGACGGGATCGCCGGGGCGTGGGGCGTCGAGACCCGGCACGAGAACGTGCCACCCACCGCACTCGAAGGTCTGGAGACCTGGTCGGTGAGCGCTCTGCACGGGATCCGGGCGGTGACCGGCTGGCGCGGCCTCGACATGAAGGCCGGCGCTGCTTGCCAGGCACCGGCCTGGCAAGCAGCGCTACTGGCGCTCGCGCGTCCTCTGCCCTAA